A single Ignavibacteriales bacterium DNA region contains:
- a CDS encoding SpoIIE family protein phosphatase codes for MIPPKILVVDDEPDLEILMKQNFRRRIRAGELDFVFAQNGFQALDRLKEHPDVSMVLSDINMPEMDGLTLLDRVSEKYPLIRTVIVSAYGDMKNLRTAMNNGAFDFVNKPIDFTDLEATVTKTLNEIQNLKNAEQNKQKLQSVQRELQIGQTIQKSFLPSYIPKAEGWDLAKVFTPAKEVAGDFFDVYELPTPNKIGFVVADVCGKGVGPALFMTLIRSLMRAFGEFGSFTEKEAEKTITLTHNYVIRNHESANMFATVFIGTLDTVTGKVEYVNCGHNPPYVIRNNKIIAELEITDPVVGLFPNDEFHTNEITLEPGDSLFLFTDGVTDIINPQNELFGDERLRSFLEKDIVSAEDTLKQLNAALYEHMQTADQFDDITMLMIKRNK; via the coding sequence ATGATACCGCCGAAGATACTTGTAGTTGATGATGAACCGGATCTGGAAATTCTTATGAAACAGAATTTCAGGCGGAGAATCCGTGCGGGGGAGCTTGATTTTGTTTTTGCTCAGAATGGTTTTCAGGCACTTGACCGCCTGAAGGAACATCCGGATGTTTCCATGGTTCTATCCGACATTAATATGCCGGAGATGGACGGTTTAACACTTCTTGACAGGGTTAGTGAAAAATACCCTCTGATCAGAACTGTTATCGTATCAGCATATGGTGACATGAAAAATCTCCGTACCGCGATGAATAACGGGGCATTCGATTTTGTGAATAAGCCGATTGATTTTACCGATCTTGAAGCCACGGTTACCAAAACGCTCAATGAAATACAGAATCTGAAAAACGCTGAACAGAATAAACAGAAACTGCAGTCAGTACAGCGTGAACTGCAGATTGGCCAGACCATTCAGAAGAGTTTTCTTCCCTCATATATACCGAAAGCAGAGGGGTGGGATTTAGCAAAGGTATTTACGCCCGCAAAAGAAGTAGCCGGTGATTTTTTTGATGTTTATGAATTACCGACACCAAATAAAATCGGGTTCGTGGTAGCTGATGTTTGCGGGAAAGGCGTTGGCCCTGCTCTTTTTATGACTCTTATCAGGAGTCTGATGAGGGCGTTTGGTGAATTTGGATCATTCACCGAAAAGGAAGCAGAAAAAACCATAACTCTGACGCATAACTACGTGATTCGTAACCATGAATCAGCTAATATGTTTGCGACTGTTTTTATCGGTACGCTTGATACCGTTACCGGTAAAGTTGAATACGTAAATTGCGGACATAATCCGCCCTACGTCATAAGAAATAATAAGATTATCGCTGAACTCGAAATTACTGATCCTGTTGTCGGGTTATTTCCAAACGATGAGTTCCATACTAATGAAATTACTTTAGAGCCGGGGGACTCACTCTTCCTGTTTACTGATGGTGTAACCGATATCATCAATCCGCAGAATGAACTTTTTGGTGATGAGCGTTTGCGTTCATTTTTGGAAAAGGATATCGTTTCTGCTGAAGACACCCTGAAACAGCTTAATGCTGCTCTTTATGAGCATATGCAGACCGCTGATCAGTTTGATGATATAACGATGTTAATGATCAAAAGAAACAAATAA
- a CDS encoding DUF4159 domain-containing protein produces MKRILLMTVLLLPMAGCNSVFEYIFLPPGRTELTVVPDADAIAALADSGYSISPSGDAIVYDARTWKFEIKYVTDYQLNTFEFPQESDDFEFSANPYTYGNWIDPEKGYTPKRFSVFQVTIFNYSGAKLNYDPELSMLLSDRGDKFEAYAREKKNAKNLSIEEYYQKLKGTSGSDEEIFETRMGIARRTMLYFGKPVYKGDSRDGLVVFDPVVDEVERLKIDVKKFITAYDENNEPSEFKDMVFYFKQVPYERPQSAGQSDSDTSKSGKKSVKISQIIYTSQGGALTYDPPWNPVPRAMNQIVAYIDRNMPTNSRAYSGTFSDPNVQESKIAFLLANGQKPEFMQTFVDGCAEYLSSGGFLFIDNAHFKNEYPFAQYYETFLKDVQSSIGSSAEIRNIPMTHEIFNVPNKFDVLPQGIDEVTPGFQKTTVLRGLFIDKRLAAVLSPKGYTTLWAEQGAGYDFAGYYEFAVNIFNYVLK; encoded by the coding sequence ATGAAAAGAATTTTACTGATGACTGTGTTGCTGCTCCCTATGGCGGGCTGCAATTCGGTATTTGAATATATCTTTCTTCCACCGGGAAGGACTGAACTTACCGTAGTTCCTGATGCAGATGCCATTGCGGCACTGGCAGATTCAGGTTACTCAATCAGCCCGTCCGGTGATGCTATTGTTTATGACGCACGTACCTGGAAGTTTGAAATAAAATATGTCACTGATTATCAGCTGAATACTTTTGAATTCCCTCAGGAGTCGGATGATTTTGAATTTTCAGCGAATCCTTATACCTACGGCAACTGGATAGATCCTGAAAAGGGATACACGCCAAAAAGATTCAGTGTTTTCCAGGTTACTATATTCAATTATTCAGGCGCTAAACTGAATTATGACCCTGAACTTTCCATGCTGCTTTCTGACAGAGGAGATAAATTTGAAGCCTATGCCCGTGAAAAGAAGAACGCCAAAAATCTGAGCATAGAAGAATATTACCAGAAATTGAAAGGTACATCCGGTTCTGATGAAGAAATTTTTGAAACCAGAATGGGTATTGCCCGCCGTACGATGCTTTATTTCGGAAAGCCGGTATATAAGGGTGACAGCCGCGATGGTTTAGTGGTATTTGATCCCGTGGTTGACGAAGTTGAACGGTTAAAGATTGATGTGAAAAAGTTCATAACTGCTTATGATGAGAATAATGAACCGTCTGAATTTAAGGATATGGTATTTTATTTTAAGCAGGTACCTTATGAACGTCCGCAGAGTGCCGGGCAGTCAGATTCAGATACTTCAAAATCAGGAAAGAAATCCGTAAAGATAAGCCAGATCATCTACACCTCTCAGGGAGGTGCACTGACGTATGATCCGCCATGGAATCCGGTGCCGAGGGCTATGAATCAGATCGTTGCATATATAGACCGGAATATGCCGACCAATTCAAGGGCATATTCGGGCACTTTCAGTGACCCCAATGTGCAGGAGTCAAAGATTGCATTTCTCCTCGCTAACGGTCAGAAGCCTGAATTCATGCAGACATTTGTGGACGGTTGTGCTGAATATCTCAGTTCAGGAGGATTTCTGTTCATTGATAATGCTCATTTTAAGAATGAATATCCATTCGCTCAGTATTACGAAACGTTCCTGAAAGATGTTCAGTCTTCAATAGGTTCTTCGGCGGAAATCAGAAATATTCCGATGACGCATGAGATATTTAACGTCCCTAACAAGTTTGATGTTCTTCCCCAGGGTATTGATGAGGTAACTCCCGGTTTTCAGAAGACAACCGTTCTGAGGGGATTATTCATTGATAAACGGCTTGCTGCAGTGCTTTCTCCGAAAGGATATACAACACTATGGGCAGAGCAGGGTGCCGGCTATGATTTTGCCGGATATTACGAATTTGCAGTCAATATATTCAACTATGTGTTAAAATGA
- a CDS encoding biopolymer transporter ExbD, with amino-acid sequence MSGVDLGGGRDHGKKGKKKKKRRIGIHMDMTPMVDIAFLLLTFFMLTTVFRKPQTLEIKLPPGSSSGSVSQTNLLILRVDEEGRLFQSKGIAEPVLMDFAELPTYLQDRYKEDPNYIILLKLDRKAKYHYMVDIIDEFNLAKLSRYSVATLADEEVQQLKEIN; translated from the coding sequence ATGAGCGGCGTTGATTTAGGCGGCGGCAGAGACCACGGCAAAAAGGGTAAAAAGAAAAAGAAAAGAAGAATCGGCATTCACATGGATATGACACCCATGGTGGATATCGCCTTTCTTCTTCTCACATTCTTTATGCTTACTACTGTTTTCAGAAAACCGCAGACACTTGAAATTAAACTTCCTCCGGGAAGCAGTTCCGGTTCGGTTTCGCAAACCAATCTGCTTATTCTCAGAGTTGATGAAGAAGGAAGGCTTTTCCAGAGTAAAGGTATTGCTGAACCTGTATTGATGGATTTTGCCGAACTCCCGACGTATTTGCAGGACAGATACAAGGAAGATCCCAATTACATTATTTTGCTGAAACTTGACCGTAAGGCAAAGTATCACTATATGGTAGATATCATTGATGAATTTAACCTTGCGAAACTGAGCAGGTATTCAGTCGCGACTCTTGCTGATGAAGAGGTTCAGCAGTTAAAAGAAATTAACTGA
- a CDS encoding STAS domain-containing protein: MSALLYDIRRPGSRLLIVTPQGSRATLHDAGSFRDMILEEIGNGCRILIINFEKVDFIDSTFMGALVVGWKKITSLNGSLVLTNLNDKMKDTFNLTQLDKKLTIAETVAEALLLFKAKE; this comes from the coding sequence ATGTCAGCACTTTTATATGATATCAGAAGGCCTGGAAGCAGGCTGCTTATTGTAACTCCACAGGGATCCAGGGCTACCCTTCATGACGCCGGTTCATTCAGAGATATGATACTCGAAGAAATCGGAAACGGATGCAGAATACTTATCATCAATTTTGAGAAGGTTGATTTTATTGATTCTACATTTATGGGTGCTTTGGTTGTCGGGTGGAAAAAAATTACTTCGTTAAACGGTTCGCTTGTCCTGACGAATCTGAATGACAAAATGAAGGATACATTTAACCTTACACAGCTTGATAAGAAGCTTACCATTGCTGAAACCGTGGCAGAAGCACTCCTGCTGTTTAAAGCTAAAGAATAA
- a CDS encoding T9SS type A sorting domain-containing protein has product MLKKIPFIAFLLVLLAIPAKEAEAQQLLDSADVLYFDNTSDNNVGTTGTLMNDPTYREFPPTVPITPGANDGFYSNNSSIYLGGNHRRASRFGSGNNTGARAQYYASLQTSDHYLIYHHMNSGNATKNAYVTFQRFGEGTIADSFRYDMSLNNTPDGWGSWVPLGIIEAFAADSSITVEIGLDSLGSNTLRVDGLAFVRSRKAGPDIEFGARRFSRVFTNPAQETTLVHNFYSDRSLLGFPETTFKYGFYSEKVVPIYNLGSQTLTVTGYVAQTTRYSVTTAFPINIPPGGKANITVRFSPLGEETTYDTLKILSNDAEEPEALLPCIGTGINYNFILNASTTGGEPHWNVPNNSGTSSTLGTFLNSTPSPYPYPIPGGNIGSIVNTGSDPNIAVYYGFQVPDTLSGKYFLEYSGPLGSSNAAQQVTADIVTPFYLNPDPALGDTQRVVFNSRISGVFWGRLGGNTVFELNGGGPTAVRFTNPLQGGTELLRADLLRIRLVPIAPTVSTSLDPTRLLNFGSVSIYDSIRLQQFNFQRNFIIGSNGETPLRVDTIYMKNGTQYSIANLPTFPITLPAIDGEYNLLINFLPDEIISYSDTIFIKTNDPVDTLVAVRLAGQGVGTGILVDDTDPTTYIFPTEVQEWTGAPDPLNMDKWYRITGSGGANQNRLIKYIYFNPINGTETVEWFPYIPFKPGSTTNEIDSFDVFVQLPTSSSISSPMAKYLVHHLGFNSPDTIYVNQNGTANGGQVGASGRVLLGRFQFLRGGQDYHNSGTVFGYVQLLNDTAAVSWYYRDSVENVAKRDSFVLRADAIILEQAGNPLVITDPSLIPDEFALSQNFPNPFNPTTQIRFSLPMDSDVSLKIYDMLGREVATLVRGDHKAGYYTVEWNGRNDYGVPVSSGMYIYRIKAGNFVQTKKMMMMK; this is encoded by the coding sequence ATGCTCAAAAAGATACCGTTTATTGCTTTCCTTCTGGTTCTTCTGGCAATACCTGCCAAAGAAGCAGAAGCGCAGCAATTACTTGACAGTGCTGATGTGCTGTATTTTGACAATACATCAGACAATAATGTGGGTACCACGGGTACATTAATGAATGACCCCACATACCGCGAATTTCCTCCTACTGTTCCGATTACACCGGGTGCAAATGATGGATTCTATTCGAATAACTCATCAATTTATCTCGGCGGTAATCATAGAAGAGCCAGCAGATTTGGTTCTGGCAATAATACCGGCGCACGTGCTCAGTATTATGCATCTCTTCAGACTTCAGATCATTATCTGATTTATCATCACATGAACTCAGGAAATGCAACCAAAAATGCATATGTTACATTCCAGAGATTCGGTGAAGGAACAATCGCAGATTCTTTCAGATATGATATGTCGCTTAATAATACTCCTGATGGCTGGGGCTCATGGGTTCCCCTCGGAATTATTGAGGCATTCGCTGCGGATAGTTCGATCACAGTTGAAATTGGTCTTGACTCATTGGGTTCAAATACCCTCCGTGTGGATGGTCTTGCTTTTGTAAGAAGCAGAAAAGCCGGCCCTGATATTGAGTTTGGTGCCCGCCGTTTCTCAAGAGTATTCACCAATCCTGCACAGGAAACCACTCTGGTACACAATTTTTATAGTGACCGTTCACTTCTTGGTTTCCCTGAAACCACCTTTAAGTATGGTTTCTATTCTGAAAAAGTTGTGCCAATCTATAACCTTGGCAGCCAGACCCTTACAGTTACAGGTTATGTTGCACAGACAACCCGTTACTCAGTCACAACTGCTTTCCCGATAAACATTCCTCCTGGAGGAAAAGCAAACATTACTGTTCGCTTCTCTCCTCTTGGTGAAGAAACCACATACGACACTCTGAAAATCCTCAGCAATGATGCTGAAGAACCGGAAGCTCTGCTGCCATGTATCGGTACGGGTATTAATTATAACTTTATTCTTAATGCAAGTACAACCGGCGGCGAACCTCACTGGAACGTGCCTAACAATAGCGGTACATCCTCAACACTCGGTACATTCCTGAATTCCACTCCTTCACCTTATCCATATCCAATACCAGGCGGTAATATCGGATCCATTGTGAACACCGGTTCAGATCCTAATATCGCAGTATACTATGGATTCCAGGTCCCGGATACACTCTCAGGAAAATACTTCCTTGAATATTCAGGTCCGCTCGGATCATCAAATGCTGCCCAGCAGGTAACAGCAGACATTGTAACTCCGTTCTATTTGAATCCGGATCCTGCACTGGGTGATACTCAGCGCGTTGTATTTAACTCCAGAATTTCTGGCGTTTTCTGGGGCAGATTAGGCGGAAACACCGTCTTCGAACTTAATGGCGGCGGTCCGACTGCAGTAAGATTCACCAACCCGCTTCAGGGTGGTACTGAACTTTTACGTGCTGACCTTCTCCGCATAAGATTAGTGCCTATTGCTCCGACTGTTTCAACAAGTCTGGATCCTACCAGATTGCTTAACTTCGGTTCAGTATCTATCTATGATTCAATTCGTCTGCAGCAGTTCAATTTCCAGAGAAACTTTATAATTGGCTCAAACGGAGAAACTCCGCTGCGCGTTGATACTATTTACATGAAGAATGGCACTCAGTATAGCATCGCTAATCTTCCGACATTCCCGATTACTTTGCCGGCTATTGACGGTGAATATAATCTATTAATCAACTTCCTGCCGGATGAAATCATTAGTTATTCTGATACAATCTTTATCAAAACCAATGACCCTGTTGATACTCTTGTGGCTGTCAGACTGGCAGGGCAGGGTGTAGGTACCGGTATTCTCGTTGATGACACTGATCCAACGACTTACATCTTCCCGACAGAAGTTCAGGAATGGACAGGCGCTCCGGATCCGCTCAACATGGACAAATGGTATCGCATTACCGGAAGCGGTGGTGCTAACCAGAACCGTCTGATCAAGTATATCTATTTCAACCCGATTAACGGAACCGAAACAGTTGAATGGTTCCCATACATCCCGTTCAAACCGGGCAGCACAACAAATGAAATTGACAGCTTTGACGTATTTGTTCAGCTCCCGACAAGTTCTTCAATTTCATCTCCGATGGCTAAATATTTAGTTCATCACCTCGGCTTTAACAGCCCTGATACCATTTATGTTAACCAGAATGGTACAGCAAATGGCGGCCAGGTTGGAGCATCAGGAAGAGTCCTTCTTGGAAGATTCCAGTTCCTCCGCGGCGGTCAGGATTATCATAATTCAGGTACCGTATTCGGTTATGTACAGCTCCTCAATGATACTGCCGCTGTTAGCTGGTATTACAGAGACAGCGTTGAAAACGTTGCAAAGAGAGATTCATTCGTACTGCGTGCGGATGCAATTATTCTTGAGCAGGCAGGTAATCCGCTTGTTATTACCGATCCGAGCCTGATTCCGGATGAGTTTGCACTCAGCCAGAACTTCCCGAATCCGTTCAACCCGACCACTCAGATTCGCTTCAGTCTGCCAATGGACAGTGATGTAAGTCTGAAAATCTATGACATGCTTGGCAGGGAAGTTGCAACCCTGGTCAGGGGTGATCATAAGGCTGGTTACTATACTGTTGAATGGAACGGACGTAATGATTACGGAGTCCCCGTTTCGAGCGGAATGTACATTTACCGCATAAAAGCCGGTAACTTTGTACAGACCAAAAAAATGATGATGATGAAATAA
- a CDS encoding substrate-binding domain-containing protein — protein sequence MKFIFSAVVLSLFFAGCSEKLETPTKGKAVVYCDESVYPLVSVLADSFNTLYPDAEISVKRVTAREAIARLVNGESEIAIAARGLNEEEESAALANKIDYKTVKFVYDGIAVVAGFDFPNVISFDSLLAIIKGENSGYTAVLPGINSSVYEFLKYDVFEGQEIASAVLTDSDSAVIAAVLRERKSIGLVSWLNAVGETRLKKIEIGAREQIRAENLYFQPHPGFFVQNLYPLTRLVSVYLAEINIGTASGFTTFLTSNIGQAKALEYRFGPAAVPVKIRE from the coding sequence ATGAAGTTCATTTTCTCAGCGGTTGTGCTGAGCTTGTTTTTTGCCGGCTGTTCTGAAAAACTTGAAACACCGACCAAAGGTAAGGCGGTTGTCTATTGTGATGAATCCGTTTACCCTTTGGTTTCAGTACTTGCAGATTCATTTAATACTCTTTATCCTGATGCTGAAATTTCAGTAAAAAGAGTAACAGCCAGAGAGGCAATTGCCCGGCTGGTGAACGGTGAGTCTGAAATTGCAATTGCTGCTCGAGGATTAAACGAAGAAGAGGAGTCAGCCGCTCTTGCAAATAAGATTGATTATAAGACGGTTAAGTTCGTTTACGACGGAATTGCAGTGGTTGCAGGTTTTGATTTTCCGAATGTGATTTCATTTGATTCACTTCTGGCAATCATTAAGGGAGAGAATTCCGGTTATACAGCCGTGCTTCCGGGAATAAATTCATCAGTGTATGAATTTCTTAAATACGATGTATTTGAAGGTCAGGAAATTGCTTCTGCCGTTCTTACGGACTCGGATTCTGCGGTGATTGCAGCCGTATTAAGAGAGAGAAAAAGCATAGGACTGGTTTCCTGGCTGAACGCGGTCGGGGAGACCAGATTAAAGAAAATAGAAATTGGAGCCAGGGAGCAGATTCGTGCTGAGAATCTTTATTTCCAGCCGCATCCCGGGTTCTTTGTTCAGAATTTATATCCGCTCACAAGGCTGGTATCAGTATATCTGGCGGAGATAAACATAGGAACGGCAAGCGGATTTACAACGTTTCTGACCAGTAACATTGGCCAGGCAAAAGCGCTTGAATATCGGTTCGGACCTGCTGCGGTTCCTGTTAAGATTAGAGAATAA
- a CDS encoding HAMP domain-containing protein, which produces MKFNLRNKLLFFSAMIAILPLIVAGYFMISITQDELKSAANDELSTTADQLAKEIDNSYTDSWVAPLVLIKNALESDQLGLEETVSLITGTKNLTDIIAMQITVEGANPALITQDEISARLSEKNLSASDILLLETDKIRELLDGKDFFSGDLIYQKEADLWMLKIIFKLKKKLFGRETYFSAIINLDRIKQRFLEHPFTKTGEITLIDKNGSKLFDPQRKVLTDYKVVSSALSFLKTGTRAIGVEPYTRPDGTAILGAFSFPLNLDFAVISERRESDAYLAVTKMFQSLLIWVTLGLGLASFGAIILALTITRPIIKIGEVVQEVGKGIFSLRVPPIKSKDEVSELGLRINAMIEGLRERFELQKFVSGQTINAIKEQTEGIKLGGERKTATVFFSDIRGFTAFSEKVQPEKVIEMLNTFLKAQAEIVKKYNGDIDKFVGDELVAVFQGKRMVENAVLASVEIHEKIKELNALRSEGSIAIGIGINTGEMVMGAMGSEERMDYTILGDNVNLGARLCSAASPYQTILSEKSFEYIKDTGWIHTQKLEPLKVKGKEKPITIYEVTGIDFNSKPQNLTMA; this is translated from the coding sequence ATGAAATTTAATTTACGCAACAAACTGCTGTTTTTTTCAGCAATGATTGCAATCCTGCCGCTTATTGTGGCCGGATATTTTATGATAAGCATCACCCAGGATGAGCTAAAGAGCGCAGCAAATGATGAGCTCAGCACAACCGCTGATCAGCTTGCCAAAGAGATTGATAATTCATACACAGATTCCTGGGTAGCGCCCCTTGTCCTTATTAAAAACGCTCTCGAAAGTGATCAGCTCGGACTCGAAGAAACAGTCTCTTTAATTACCGGCACGAAAAATCTCACCGATATAATCGCCATGCAGATCACCGTGGAGGGAGCTAATCCTGCATTAATTACACAGGATGAGATCAGCGCAAGGTTGTCAGAGAAAAATCTTTCTGCGTCAGATATTTTATTACTCGAAACTGATAAAATCAGGGAACTGCTTGACGGCAAAGATTTCTTTTCCGGTGATCTCATTTATCAGAAAGAGGCTGATCTTTGGATGCTGAAGATCATCTTTAAATTAAAAAAGAAATTATTTGGCAGAGAAACATATTTCTCAGCAATCATAAACCTTGACAGAATTAAACAGAGATTCCTTGAACATCCGTTTACCAAGACTGGTGAGATTACTCTGATTGACAAAAACGGATCAAAACTTTTTGATCCCCAGAGAAAAGTACTTACTGATTACAAAGTGGTATCATCAGCACTCTCCTTTCTTAAAACAGGAACCCGTGCAATTGGTGTTGAACCATACACCCGCCCTGATGGGACAGCCATACTCGGCGCCTTTTCATTTCCTCTGAACCTTGATTTTGCAGTAATCTCCGAAAGAAGAGAATCAGATGCTTATCTGGCTGTTACAAAAATGTTTCAGAGTCTGTTAATCTGGGTAACTCTGGGACTCGGATTGGCAAGTTTCGGCGCAATTATTCTGGCACTGACGATTACCAGACCAATTATTAAAATCGGAGAAGTAGTTCAGGAAGTCGGAAAAGGTATTTTTTCTCTGCGGGTGCCTCCCATTAAATCAAAAGATGAGGTTAGCGAACTCGGACTCAGAATTAACGCGATGATCGAGGGTCTGCGTGAAAGATTTGAACTACAGAAGTTTGTATCCGGTCAGACCATTAATGCAATTAAGGAACAGACTGAGGGAATTAAACTAGGTGGTGAAAGAAAAACTGCGACTGTATTCTTTTCAGATATTCGCGGTTTTACTGCATTCTCTGAAAAAGTTCAGCCAGAAAAAGTTATTGAAATGCTCAATACATTCCTTAAAGCTCAGGCTGAAATCGTAAAAAAATATAACGGTGATATTGATAAGTTTGTTGGAGATGAACTGGTTGCAGTCTTTCAGGGGAAAAGAATGGTGGAAAATGCCGTACTTGCATCAGTGGAAATTCATGAAAAAATAAAAGAACTTAACGCACTCCGCTCAGAGGGTTCGATTGCGATAGGTATAGGTATCAATACGGGAGAAATGGTTATGGGTGCAATGGGAAGTGAGGAGCGTATGGACTATACAATCCTGGGAGATAATGTAAACCTCGGAGCCAGACTCTGCTCTGCTGCTTCCCCTTATCAGACAATTCTTTCTGAAAAATCCTTTGAGTATATAAAAGATACCGGTTGGATTCATACTCAGAAACTTGAGCCGCTTAAGGTCAAGGGAAAAGAAAAGCCGATTACGATATATGAAGTTACGGGAATAGATTTTAACAGTAAACCACAAAATCTGACCATGGCCTGA